In Gossypium hirsutum isolate 1008001.06 chromosome D06, Gossypium_hirsutum_v2.1, whole genome shotgun sequence, one genomic interval encodes:
- the LOC107901571 gene encoding leucine-rich repeat receptor-like protein kinase TDR translates to MEISPWSLPFNLLFTSMLIVVVLAADPYSKALLSLKSQIIDGSNSLDDWKVPPGETPSGKVHACSWSGVKCNKNSTIVVGLNLCMKNLAGELLGNQLSVFTELVELNVSQNAFSGELPVEIFNLSKLTTLDISGNNFSGRFPNGITGLKKLVVLDALSNSFSGPLPVKVTELESLKVLNLAGSYFDGEIPSSYGSFKSLEYLHLAGNSLTGKIPPELGKLKTVTHMEIGYNFYEGSIPWQLSNMTELQYLDIAGANLSGSIPKQLCNLTKLESLFLFRNQFMGSIPWEFSQMVSLINLDLSDNLISGPIPESFGELKKLKLLSLMFNEMNGTVPDTIAELPSMETLFIWNNFFTGSLPENLGRHSRLRWLDVSNNSFVGSIPPGVCAGGKLFKLMLFSNNFTGNLSALSNCSSLVRIRVEDNSFSGEIPLNFSHLHGIRYIDLSGNTFTGGIPADISKALKLQYFSVSNNPELGGTIPWKTWSLPFLQNFSASFCNISGNLPPFRSCRSLVVVELQKNTISGSIPNSISNCQSLEIINLARNHLSDHIPKELASLPALGVVDLSHNDFSGSIPAEFGKSSSLVLLNVSFNDISGTIPSHKLLQSMGSSAYAGNPKLCGAPLQSCLTAIDGKKLRLILLISAGVVILIAATVSLLIRLQKGSKGQWKMNSFIGLPQFTANDVLRSFNATDSMEELPPFSGAFCKAVLPTGITVLVKKLEWEPKRVKIASEFITQLGNSRHMNLIRLLGFCYNNQLTYLLYDCLPNGNLAEKLRMQRDWGMKCRIIIGIAKGLCFLHHDCNPAIPHGDLKSSNVMFDDNFEPRLADFGFKHLIQLIKGTVPATSSTLGTGEFNDAIKDELYKDIYDFGELILEILTNGKVIKGGASIQSKPKDVVLREMYDENEAGSTNSLQEDEMKQVVDVALLCTKSRAVDRPSIEDALKLLSGLKANGK, encoded by the exons ATGGAGATTTCCCCATGGTCGCTACCCTTCAATCTCCTCTTCACTTCCATGTTAATTGTAGTAGTCTTAGCTGCTGATCCATATTCAAAAGCTCTATTGAGCTTAAAATCACAAATCATCGATGGTTCTAACAGCTTGGATGATTGGAAAGTGCCTCCTGGTGAAACCCCTTCGGGGAAAGTCCATGCATGTTCTTGGTCTGGTGTTAAATGCAACAAAAACTCCACCATTGTTGTCGGTTTAAACCTTTGTATGAAGAATTTAGCGGGCGAGTTACTCGGCAATCAACTCAGTGTCTTTACTGAGCTCGTCGAGCTCAACGTCAGTCAAAACGCGTTCTCCGGCGAACTTCCGGTTGAAATCTTCAACCTCAGCAAGTTAACAACCTTGGATATCAGCGGAAACAACTTCTCCGGCCGGTTCCCGAACGGAATCACCGGTCTAAAAAAATTGGTCGTTCTCGATGCTCTTAGCAACAGTTTTTCAGGGCCGTTGCCGGTTAAGGTAACAGAGCTTGAGTCACTTAAGGTTCTCAACTTAGCCGGTAGCTACTTCGATGGTGAAATCCCATCTTCATATGGGTCTTTCAAGAGCCTTGAATATCTCCATTTGGCAGGGAATTCACTCACAGGGAAGATACCACCAGAGCTAGGGAAGCTCAAAACAGTGACACACATGGAGATTGGGTACAATTTTTATGAAGGGAGCATCCCATGGCAGTTGAGCAACATGACTGAGCTTCAATACCTTGATATTGCTGGTGCTAACCTCTCTGGTTCAATCCCCAAACAGCTCTGCAACCTCACCAAGCTAgaatcactttttcttttcagaaACCAGTTCATGGGATCCATCCCATGGGAGTTCAGCCAAATGGTTTCTCTGATAAACTTGGATCTCTCTGATAACTTGATTTCCGGCCCTATCCCGGAGAGTTTTGGTGAGTTGAAGAAGCTGAAATTGCTTAGTCTTATGTTCAACGAAATGAATGGCACTGTCCCAGACACCATAGCTGAGCTTCCATCAATGGAAACTCTGTTTATATGGAACAATTTCTTCACTGGGTCACTTCCAGAAAACTTGGGGAGGCACTCAAGGCTTAGATGGTTGGATGTTTCAAACAATAGTTTCGTTGGCAGTATCCCACCTGGTGTTTGTGCAGGTGGTAAGTTGTTTAAATTAATGCTCTTTTCAAACAACTTTACTGGCAATCTTTCAGCTTTATCGAATTGTTCGTCGCTCGTTCGTATTCGAGTTGAGGATAATTCGTTTTCAGGTGAGATTCCTTTGAATTTCAGCCATCTTCATGGTATCAGATACATAGACCTGTCAGGGAACACGTTTACTGGTGGAATCCCTGCAGATATTTCTAAAGCTTTAAAGCTTCAGTATTTCAGTGTCTCTAATAATCCAGAACTAGGTGGAACCATTCCATGGAAAACATGGTCTTTGCCATTTCTTCAAAATTTCTCCGCATCATTTTGTAACATCTCAGGGAATCTGCCTCCTTTTAGATCATGCAGGTCCCTTGTTGTTGTTGAATTGCAGAAGAACACTATCTCGGGATCAATCCCGAACAGCATTTCCAATTGCCAGTCATTAGAGATTATCAACTTAGCTAGAAACCATTTAAGTGATCATATACCAAAGGAGCTTGCTAGTCTTCCTGCTCTAGGTGTTGTGGATTTGTCACACAATGATTTCAGCGGTTCAATACCTGCAGAATTTGGCAAGTCTTCGAGCTTGGTACTTTTAAATGTATCATTCAATGATATCTCAGGTACCATTCCTTCACACAAACTGCTGCAATCAATGGGTAGCAGTGCATACGCTGGAAACCCAAAGCTATGTGGGGCACCTCTTCAATCATGTTTGACAGCGATAGATGGAAAAAAGCTTAGGTTAATACTGTTGATATCTGCAGGAGTGGTCATACTCATTGCAGCAACAGTTTCGTTGCTAATCCGTCTTCAAAAAGGAAGCAAAGGGCAATGGAAAATGAACTCATTCATTGGTCTCCCGCAGTTCACGGCCAACGATGTTTTGAGGAGCTTCAATGCCACTGATTCCATGGAAGAATTGCCACCATTTTCCGGTGCATTTTGCAAAGCAGTGTTGCCTACAGGGATTACAGTATTGGTTAAGAAACTAGAATGGGAGCCAAAGAGAGTGAAGATTGCTTCAGAGTTCATAACACAACTGGGAAATTCAAGACACATGAATTTGATCAGATTACTTGGTTTCTGCTACAACAATCAGTTGACTTATCTGCTATATGATTGCTTACCGAATGGGAATTTAGCTGAGAAACTGAGAATGCAAAGAGATTGGGGTATGAAATGCAGGATTATAATTGGGATTGCGAAGGGACTTTGCTTCCTTCACCATGACTGTAATCCTGCAATTCCTCATGGAGATTTGAAGTCAAGtaatgtgatgtttgatgataatttCGAACCCCGTTTAGCGGATTTCGGGTTCAAGCATCTGATACAGTTGATCAAAGGTACAGTTCCAGCAACAAGTTCCACACTGGGAACAG GGGAATTCAATGATGCCATCAAAGATGAACTGTACAAAGACATATACGACTTTGGGGAGCTAATTCTGGAAATACTAACCAATGGTAAGGTGATAAAGGGTGGAGCTAGCATTCAGAGCAAGCCCAAGGATGTGGTTTTGAGAGAAATGTACGACGAAAACGAAGCTGGTTCCACCAATTCATTGCAAGAAGACGAAATGAAACAGGTTGTTGATGTGGCTCTGCTCTGCACCAAAAGCAGAGCAGTTGATCGGCCTTCAATAGAAGATGCATTGAAGCTGCTCTCGGGGTTAAAGGCCAacggtaaataa